In Desulfomicrobium macestii, the DNA window AGCGGCTGTTGGTGAAAATGTCGATCTTCCAACCCAGAAGCTTGGCCGCGAGCTTGACGTTCTGGCCCTTCTTGCCGATGGCCGGGGTCAGCTGATCCTCGGGTACCACGACTTCCAGGGATTTTTCCTCGTCGTCGATGGCGATCTTGGAGATGCGTGCCGGGGACAGGGCGTTGGCCGCGTAGGTGGCGATGTCCGGGCTCCAGAGCACGATGTCGATGCGCTCGCCGCGCAGTTCCTGCACGATGCTGTGGATGCGCGAGCCGCGGATGCCGACGCAGGCGCCGACCGGGTCGACGTTGGAATCCTGGGACAGGACGGTGACCTTGGCGCGCAGGCCCGGGTCACGGGCCACGCCCATGATGTTCACGGTGCCGTCGGCCACTTCGGGCACTTCACGGCGGAAAAGGGCGGTCATGTACTCGGGATCGGAACGGGTGATGATGATCTGCGGCCCGCGTCCTTCCTTGCGTACGTCGATGATGAGTCCCTCGACCCGGTCGCCCTGACGGAAGCGTTCACGCGGGATCTGCTTGTCCTTGGGCAGGAGGGCCTCGGTCCGGCCGAGGTTGATGATCCAGCCGGAACGGTCACGACGCTGGATGATGCCGCTGACGATCTCGCCTTTGCGGTTCTTGTATTCCTCGAAGATGATTTCCTGTTCGGCGTCGCGCATGCGCTGGATGATGACCTGCTTGGCGCTCTGGGCGGCGATGCGGCCAAGATCCTCGACCTGCAGGCGAAATCCGATGGCGTCGTCAAGCTCGACGTTGGGGTCGTGCTTGACTGCTTCGACCATGAGAATCTCCGTGTCGGGATCCTCGACCTCTTCGACCACGATTTTGAACTGGTAGACTTCGATCTCGCCGGTCTCTTCATTGAAGGTGACCTCGATATCCATCTTGTCACCGTATTTTTTGGTCACGGAGGCCCGAATGGCTTCTTCCAGTGTGTCGATCAGCATTTCACGGTCGATGCCCTTGTCCTTGCTGATCTGGTCGATGGCTTTTTTGAGTTCCAAATTCATGAACGTCCTCCGTTCTCCGTGCGGAAACAACCCGCCGTATTCCGAAATTTATCGTTTCTTGCCCTGATCAAAGGGCTCGTAGACGAGGTTGGCCTTGCCCACATCGTCCCAGTTCAATTCAAATGTATTGCTGTCGTCGGTCAGCGTAAACATGGGCGGTTCGACACCGAGCAGACGCCCCTTGAAATTTTTTCTGCCCTCAAGCGGGTTTTCCATGCGGATGCGCACCGTCTGCCCCACATGGGCCTGCAGCTGCTCCAAGGAGAAAAACGGCCGCTCAAGGCCGGGCGAGGACACTTCCAGTGTGAATGCTCCGGGAATGATGTCCTCCACGTCCAGGGCCAGGCTCAGATGTCTGCTGACCTCCGAGCATTCGTCGATGCCGACCCCGTGTTCGGAGTCCAGATAGACCCGTACGATCTTGTGCCGTCCCCCGGCCGCGAAAAGCAGGTCGATGCCCCAGACTTCGAGGTCCCGGGCCTGACACAGGGGAGTCACCATTTCCATGAGCCGCGCGTGTATTTCGTTTTTGTCCATCTTATAAGCCTATCGGAAAAAAAAAGGTGGACCACGAAAAGGCCCACCCCCATCAGCTACCGAAAATCAGTATGACCACATACAGGAGTGGAGCGGGTGACGAGGGTCGAACTCGCGACTCCAAGCTTGGGAAGCTTGTACTCTGCCATTGAGCTACACCCGCTCTGCAACCGTTTCCCTTGCATGAGTGGGGGGATGGCAGTCAAGTGTTTTTTTCCCGTGGCCCTTGTGAACCCGGCGATCATGCATTTCAAGTGGCCTGGTATTTGCTCAATGAGCGTTACCAAGGAGGACCCCCCATGCAAGACAGCAGTTATAGCGCCGTATTCGGGGCTCTTACACAGCAACATCGACTGGATAGCATCGCCAATAATTTGGCTAACGTGAACACCACGGGTTTCAAGAGCGAAAAACTGGCCTTTCGGGATACCTTTCGCCGCTATGCCCATGACATGGTCGACCCTAACACCACTCTGAACGAGAAGGTACCCTGGCCGCAGCCCAATCTTTTGGCGCAGCCCAGGATTTCCGAGGCGGTCATCGACATGTCCCAGGGACCAATGAAGAGCACGGGCAACCCGCTTGACCTGGCCATCGCAGGGGACGGTTTTTTCCGGGTCCAGACGCCCGAAGGGGAATTCCTGACCCGTCAGGGCGTGTACCATCGCTCGGCCGAGGGTTTTGTCGTGGACGCCCACGGCAATCAGCTCCTGGGCCAGGGCGGCCCCCTGCAGATAGCGGAAGGGGGAGCCGTGCTGGTTGACGCCGACGGCGGGTTCTCCGTTGACGGCGAACTTGTCGATACCATCGATCTGGTTCGCGTCGAGGACCCTCGCGTTCTGGAAAAGGTGGGCAATTCCCTGCTGCGCATCCGCCCGGGTGCGGAGGCACAGGCCATCCCGGCCGAGGATTCTACCGTGGAGCAGGGCTTTCTGGAGGCGGCCAACGTGAACGTGGTCTCGGAGATGGTCAACATGATCGAGGCCATGCGTGCTTTCGAGGCCTACCAGAAGATGATCAGCGGCTCGTTCGAGCAGGACAAGAAGGCCATCGCAGAGGTCGGTGCGCCCAGATAATATCCCTAGGCTTGCCGCCCGCGACCTGATCGCGGGACGCAGGATGGGCGCGGGTGATCCCGCAAGGAGAAGAAGATATGATTCGCGCTTTATGGACCAGCGCCTCGGGCATGATCGCCCAGCAGCTCAATCTCGATGTCACGGCCAATAACCTGGCCAACGTGAACACCACCGGGTTCAAGAAGAACAGGGCCGAGTTCGAGGATCTCATGTACCAGAACATGAAGATCGCGGGCTCTTCAAACCAGGAAGGCGATCGCCTGCCCGTGGGCATGCAGGTCGGCATGGGCGTGCGGCCCGTGTCCGTGCACAAGATATTTTCGCAGGGCGATTTCCAGAATACGGGCAACCAGCTCGATCTGGTCATTGAGGGCGACGGGTTTTTCCGCGTCGATCGCAGCGGCGAGGAGTCCTACACCAGAAGCGGCGCCTTCAAGCTCGACAGCGACGGACGCATCGTGACCGACAACGGGCACCCCCTGCAGCCTGAATTCATCGTCCCGCCAGAGACGCAGAACATCGTCGTGACCGAGGACGGCCGTCTGACCTGCGTGGACAAGGCCGGAGCGGAGATCGCCGGCACGGACATTCCGGTCTACACCTTCGTCAACCCTGCCGGTCTCAAGGCCATGGGGCGCAACCTCTATGTGCAGACCGACGGATCCGGCGAGGCGGTGGAGAGTGTGCCCGGAGAGAACAATGCCGGCACCCTGGCCCAGGGATTTCTGGAGATGTCGAACGTTGAGATCGTGGAAGAGATGGTCAACATGATCGTGGGCCAGCGCGCCTACGAGGCCAACTCCAAGTCCATCACCACGGCCGACACGATGCTGCAGACCGCCAATCAGCTGAAGAGGTAGCTCATGCGTTTTTTCGTGGCTCTGTTCGTTCTTCTGCTCTGTCCCTGCTTGGCCGTGGCCCAGGGCCGGCTGATCGTGGCCGGGGCCGTGTGCGTGGACGGACCGGCCATCACCCTGAACGATCTGGCCCGCGCCGAGGGCGAGGACGCCAAGGCCATCCTGGCAGGCATCGGAACTGTACCACTTTTGGCCTCTCCCAAATTCGATGGTGCAAGGGCCAACCTCAATGGGGCCAGGCTCCGGGATCTGATCGTGCAGCGCTTCGGGACGGCCCTGCCGTCCGTGGACGTTCCCGATCAGGTTCAGGTCCAGCGCGGGGGACAGGTGCTCAGCTCCCTGTCCCTGCGGCCGGCCATCGACAAAATTTTGACGAATGCACTGGCCCATCACGGGGGCGAAGTGGAAATCCGCGAGTATCGCATGGCGGACTATCTCTTTCTTCCGGAAAAGGAGCCGATTCAGGTCCGTGTCATTCCCGTGGGCACTCCCGCGCCGGGGCGGATCAGCCTGCGCCTTGAGGCCGTGACCGAGGACGGGCGCCCGGTGCAGAGCTTCACGGGCACGGTTTTCGCCGATGTCTGGAAGACCGTGCCTTGCGCCGCCCGCGTCCTGAACAGGGGCGACATCCTGGAGCCGGGCCTGGTGGGCTTTGCGCGCAAGAATCTGGCTTACATGGCGCGAGCGCCCTGGGATGGAGGCAATCTGCCCCTGCGCATGACCGCGGCGGTGGGCGAGGGGCAGGTCATCAGTGCCGACGCGGTGGAATTCATTCCCGTGGTGGCCAAGGGGCAGATTTTGACCCTTGTCTATGCGGGGCAGACACTCAAATTGACCGTGCCGGTCGAAAGTCTCGAGGACGGCGGCATCGGCAACACCATCCGGGTCCGAAACATGCAAAGCCGCAGAGTGGTGGCCGCGCAGGTTGTCGACGCAGAAACGGTGCGTGTGCCGTAGGCTGGGAGGAAATATGCAGAAAAAATTCTTTATGTTCACGCTGGCCGTGCTGGCCATGACCGGATGCCGGACCACAGGCCGTCCGCCCATGCCCGCGGCCGTGGTCACGCCTCCTCCCCAGGAGCGGGTGGCCGAGGCCCAAAATCCGGGTTCGCTCTTCGATCCGGACGGGGCGACCATGCTCTTTGCCGACGCCAGGGCCAAAAGGGTCGGCGACATCCTGCTCATCAAGGTCGTGGAGACCACGCTGTCCAAAAGCAAGGCTTCGACCACGGCCGACAGGGCGAGTTCCATGGATCTGGGCGTGAGCGCCTATCTGGGTCAAAAACAGCTGCCGTTGATTCCCGATGCGACCGTGGGACCAGAGTCCCTGGTCAGTGCCAAGTCCACCAGCGGATTCGAGGGCGACGGCGAAACCAAGCGCGAAAGTTCCCTTACCACCACCGTGGCCGCCCGGGTGACCCGGGTTCTTGGCGGCGGACTCATGGAAGTGGTCGGGGCCCGCGAGACGCGGGTCAACGGCGAGACCCAGATCGTGCTGGTGCAGGGTGTGGCCCGGGATCGAGACATCGACGCCGACAATACCATCATGTCCACCAGTCTGGCCGAAGCGCGCATCGAACTTTACGGCGAGGGCGTCCTGGCCGACAAACAACGCCCCGGGTGGCTTGCGAGGATACTTGACAATGTGTGGCCATTCTAAAACCAGACGCTTCGCTTTCCTGCTTCTCGCCCTTGGCCTGACCATGGGCCTGGCCATGCCGGCCGGGGCCGTGCGTCTCAAGGATATCGCCAGCTTCGGCGGGGTGCGTTCCAACGATCTCGTCGGCTACGGACTGGTGGTCGGCCTGCCGGGAACCGGAGACAAGAGCAGTTCGCAGTTCACGATCCAATCCATGGCCAATATGCTTGAAAACATGGGGGTCAAGGTCGACCGGGCAGCGCTCAAGCCCAAAAACGTCGCAGCGGTCATGGTCACGGTCAAGATGCCGGCTTCGGCCAGACCGGGGTCCCGGCTCGACGCGACAGTATCCTCCGTGGGGGACGCGTCCTCGCTGCTTGGCGGCGTGCTGCTCATGACCCCGCTCAAGGGCATTGACGGCAGCATTTACGCCCTGTGCCAGGGCTCCCTGGCCGTGGGCGGGTTTTCGGCCGGAGGAGATGCGGCCACGGCGACCAAGAACATCACCACCGTGGGTCGCATCCCCGGCGGCGCGGTGGTCGAGCGCAGCGTGCCCTTCAGCTTCAATGAGCAAAAGGACATCACCATCCAGCTGGGCGTGGAGGATTTTTCCACGGCCAAGCAGGTCGCGGACAGCCTGAACAAGGCCATCGGCGGCCAGTACGCCCACGCCCAGGACGCCTCTTCCATAAGGCTCGGAATTCCTCCCCAGTATCAGGGGAACATCGTCGCGCTCATGGCCTCTCTTGAGAATCTGGAAGTACAGCCCGACAGCCGGGCCAAGGTGGTTGTCGATGAAAAGACCGGCACCGTGGTTCTGGGTTCCAACGTCACCCTGTCCCGGGTTGCCGTTTCCCATGGCAACCTGAACGTGGTCGTGTCCGAGCAGCCCCAGGTTTCCCAGCCTGGAGCGTTCTCCCCGGGTCAGACGGCCATCACTCCGTCCACCGAGATCGGCGTGCGCGAAGAGCAGCGGAGACTCGTCCTCATGGCCGGGGCTTCCATCCAGGAGCTGGTCGATGGCCTGAACGCCATCGGCGCCACTCCCCGGGACCTCATTTCCATTCTGCGGACCATGAAATCGGCGGGCGCCCTGCATGCCGATCTTGAGGTCCTCTAGCCAGCGGAGGCGGCATGAACGAGATTATCACCACGGGCCTGCCCGAACCTGATCCGACGCAAAGCCTGCAGGAACGCCTGCGGGATCTGCGCTCCCGGGTGCAGCCCGAAAAGGGGCTGGATGAGGTCAAGCTCAAGAAGGCCTGCCAGGATTTCGAGGCTGTGTTCATCGGCCAGATCTGGAAGCAGATGCGCGCTTCCGTACCCAAGGAAGGATTGCTTCATTCCAAGGAAGAGGAGAGCTATCTGTCCATGTTTGACCAGGAGCTCTCGGTCAAGATGTCGCAAAGCGGGGGCATCGGCTTGTCCGACATGCTCTATGCGAATCTTTCCGAGCGCTTGGTCAATGCCAGCCGCGACACGACATCGACGGCTCCCTTGCATCCCCTGAACGTGCCGGGTCGCGGCAAGGCTCCGTCCGGGACGCAGGCCGCGGCAGTGCCCCCGCGTACGTTGGCCGCGATCACGGCCCAGCATGAGGCCGAGATGCTGGCGCGAAGTATCGAGCAGAGGTCGCAGTCCGGAGAAGCTCAGACGAAGATCATGCCCACGGATCTTGAGGATGCCCTGCGCGTTGTGCGCATGGATGGCGAGGATGGCCCTTAGTGTTTATGACCACGGGGAAATTCTTGCCGGTGGGCAGGGCGCTGGAGCCTGTGTCCGGGACGGGAAAGGGCCTCTGGCGCAGCCTTTGGAGGGTCTGATGCATGCTGGTCGGCATTTTGCAATGATCAGGAAAATGAAGGGTGCGCCAAGCAGGGATTTCCTGCCTCGGCCTTAATTTTCACTACCGCCCAAGTGTAAGGAAGCACGATATGCAACAGATCATTCTCGGCAGTCTCATTCGTCAGGCAAAAGGCACAGAGCTTCTCTGCCAGCTCCTGCGCGAGGAATACTCCTTGCTGCGGGCGGGCGCGCCGGATCAGGTGACGGGACTTGAGATGTGCATCCAGGACCTGATCAGGCAGCTCGTGCGCGAACGCGAGGCTCTGGTCCATCGCCTGCAATCGGCGGGCATGACCAATCTGGCTGTTTTTCTGGAGACCCTGTCCGCCGCGGACAGGCGCATCTTTGAAACGTGGCGGGCCAAGATCATCACGCATGAGCAGGACAGCGGCCATCTGGCCTCGATCAACGCCGATCTGGCCATGGCCCTGTGGAAGCAGAGCGGCGTGCTGCTCAGCCATTTTCAGAATCAGGTCGCACCGAGGGAGCGCAACACCTACTCGGCCAAGGGGACGTGGAAGGACCGCACGGCCACGGCGACTCTGGTGCGCGGGAGGCTCTGATGCCCGGCATCGCATCCCTGTTCAATATCGGGAAGCAGTCCCTTTTTGCCAACCAGTCGGCCATCGAGGTCGTCGGCAACAACATTTCCAACGCCAATACCGAAGGTTACAGCCGTCAGGCGGTGCGATTCGAGGATGGCTACTACATCAATTACACTCCGGGCCAGCTCGGTACAGGGGTCAACGCGGCCGAAGTCATCCGTTATTTCGATGAGTTCACCGAGATCCTCTACAACACCAAGAGTTCGGAGCAGCAGCGCTGGCAGAAGCTTCACGAGAATCTGCAGAACGTTGAAATGATTTTCAACGAGTCCAACGCCGAAGGGGTCAATGCGGCGCTGTCCGCGTTCTGGGCCGACTGGCAGACCCTGTCCACCAATCCTGAGGATACGAGCGTGCGTGCGGCCCTGCTCGGACACGCTTCCAACCTGGAGCAGGCCATCGGGGTCGTCCAGGGGGATTTGCAGCGATTGCAGGGGCAGACGGACGACACCATCGATGCGGAAGTCAAGGAAATAAACACCCTTCTGCAAAGCATCGCCGAGCTGAACAATCAGATCACCGTGACCGAAGAGACGGGCAAGAACAACGCCAACGGCCTGCGCGATCAGCGTGCGACCCTGGTTCGTGATCTGGCCGAGAAGATCGACATCAATTACATCGACAATGGCCTTGGCAACGTGACCATCACCACCAAGGCCGGCCATACCCTGGTCGATGGCACAAGCGCCTTCAGGCTGGCTTTCGAGTCAGCTCCGTTTTCCGCCTCTCTGGACAGCGCCTCGACGTTTACAGGGGACGTTTCGTTCGATGGCAAGAGCTCCAGCGAGTACACGCTTGAAATCGTGAACGGCGGGCTAATGTCTGACGGCGGCCTGACTTTCAAGGTTTCCGTGGACGGGGGCAAGACTTGGCTCAAGGACGAAAATGGAGTGGGTGTCTTCACGATCACGGATGAGGGAGTGCTGCTGCCCGACGGGAAGGGTTCCGTGCTTTTTTCTCCCAAGGCCGGTGATACGCTTACTAAAGGGGACCGTTTTCAGATTCTGCCCAATAAATCGGTTTTCTGGTATGAAACTTCCGCTTCCAAGATCAACATCACCCCGCAGGTCCTGAGCAACGGGGAAGACAACGAACGCCGTCTGACCGGCGGCAGCCTGGCCGGGTATTTTCAATTTCGGGATTCGAGCATCGGTGGCTATCTTGAAAAGCTCGACGCTTTCGCCAAGAGCCTGGCCTGGGAGGTCAATCGGCTTCATTCCCAGGGCACGGGTCTTGAGCGCTTCGAAGAGGTCACCGGCACGTACGGTTTGGTGGACAAGGATGCCGATCTTGGCGTCGACGCCGGGTTGATCTTTGGCGAAAAGCTGGAGAGCGGCAACCTCATGATCGGCGTTTACGACAAGGACACCGGGGCGATGGTGCAGTTTCAGGGCCTGGATTTCAATAACACATTGGCCGGAATCCAGAATTTCGATCCTACCGAGCACAGTCTGCAGGACGTGGTCGACGCAATCAACAACACCTTCGGCGCGCTCACCGCTTCGGTGCTGGACAATCATCTGCAGATCAGTTCCGACGCCGATCATGATTTCGCATTTGGCTCCGATACGACGGGACTCTTGGCCGCGCTTGGCATCAATACGTTTTTCGAGGGCTCCGACGCCAGAACCCTCTCGGTCAACAACAGCGTGCGCAGCAATTCTTCCCGCATCAACACCGGCCACATCAACGGCGCCGGGGAGATGAACGAGGGCGACAACACCACGGCCGCCGCCATCGCTGCCTTGCAGACCAAGGCCGTGAGCACGCGCACCGTGATCGAGGGCACCTCGCGCCAGACCTTGGGGGAATATTATTCTACCCTGGTCGCCAAGGCCGGATCGGACACGCAGTCCGCGAAGTTCAATGCTGAATACCAGGAGGCCCTGGCCAACGATTTGAGGTCGCGCCAGGAATCCGTCTCGGGCGTGAACCTGGACGAGGAAATGACCAACCTGATCAAGTTTCAGCATGCCTACACGGCCGCTGCCAAGCTGATCACCACGGCCGAGTCCATGCTGGAAGTACTTTTGGGACTCAAGAACTGATGGAGGCGAACCATGCGCGTATCCCTTCGTAACCAGTACAGCAATTTTCTGTACAATCTGCAGGACACCCAGTCCAAGCTCATGGATTTGAACATGCAGGCTTCCAGCCAGAAGCGCATCAACAGGCCCTCCGATGATCCGGTGGGTACAGCCCGCGTGCTCAACTATCGGACCTCGCTGTCATCCATCGACCAGTACCGCACCAATATCGACACGGCCAAGGGCTGGCTCGGCCTGGCCGACGAATCCATGATCCAGGTCAGCACCATTTTGACCAAACTCAAGGGGCTGGCCGAACAGGGCGCTTCCGGGACAATGACCGCTTCTGACCGCGAGGCGACTTCCTACGAGGTCCGTCAGCTTTTCAGCCAGCTGGTCAATCTGGGCAACACCCGTTTCGAGGGCAACGCCATTTTTGGCGGCCAGAAATTTGACGAGAGCGCCTTCGAGGAGGCGCTCATGGTTTACGACCAGGACGGCAACAGCCTTGGCCTGGCCACGGGCCTGGCCAGTCACAGCTTCGTAGTCCAGTTTCTGGGGGCCGAAGGGACGGTCGTCCCTGTGAGCGGGGCGCCGGATTGCCGGTTCAGCAAGGACGGGGGCGCGACCTGGGAAACTGGGACATGGGACGCCAACGGGACGTTGAATTTGGGCGGGGTTAGCGTGAATCTGCCTTCAAACTATGAAGTGACGCTTTCGCCTCCCTCCAACACCTCGGTGTCGCAGGGCTCTTGGCTGACTATCGCGCCCACGGCGGTGTACAAGGGCGATCACGAGTCCCAGTCCGCGGTGCTTTATACAGCGGGTGATCCCGACGTTGTCGCCCAGCCTCTTGGTGGGTTCGAGAAGGATGTGACGGTGTCCGTCGCGGCGGCGGGGGCGAATCTGGACATCACCGTTTCGGCTGAGGTCAATGGGACGACCGAGTCATGGACCACCACGATTCCGAATTCGACCTCCTGCATAGTGAAGACGCCTTACGGCCAAGTGCGGTTGTCCGGCGCTGATCTCGACGGAGCTGCATTTGACGTAAAAGCCGGATCCACGGGCGTCATTCAGATGGGGGCGGCGGTCAACGCCGAGGGACGCGGGCTTTTCACCAGCGACGTCATGGTCCGCATCGACAATGACCCTTCGGTGGATATTGGCGCCGGGACCCTGAATTACTCGTACAGCATCGACGGCGGTGTGAATTGGGACACGGGGCACAAGGCCGCAAATACCAGCGCCACGGCAGAGCTGCTGGTGCCCGGAGGCAAGCTGGTGCTTACGGCACGGGGTGCCGAGGATACGCTCGTCAAGAACGCCCAGTTCGTCATCCATCCCCAGACGGCGGCCCACAACGTGGAGATTTCCGCCGGGCAGTATTTGCAGCTCAACAATGTCGGAGCGGAAATTTTTGGTGGCTACTATGAAAACGGGACTCAGCCGGTGTTCTCGGATTCCGACGTGGGCAAGAACATCATGGTCACCGTGGGCAAGCTGGTGGCCGCGCTTGAAAACAATAACCAGCAGGGCTGCGCCGAGGCGCTGGACGGCCTGAAGACCGGCCACGAATATTTCACCACCCAGCTGGCCTCCGTGGGTGCGCGGGAAAACCGGCTCGACGTGGCCGACACCGTTCTCTCCGGCCTCAAACTCAACGAAACCGAGCGCATGAGCAATGTGGAGGACGCGGATCTGGCCACGCTTCTGACGGAGCTGGCCAACCAGCAGCTGTCTTATGAGGCGGTCCTCAAATCCTCGTCCATGATCATGAAGATGAGCCTGGTCAATTATCTGTAGGAAGGGGTTATGCTCATACTCTCTCGTCGCCCCGGAGAAAGCGTGCATGTGGGTGATGACATCAAGATCACTATTTTAAGCATCAAGGGGCAGCAGATCAAGCTGGGCCTCGAAGTGCCTGAACACATGCCGGTCTACCGGGAAGAAATCTACCTCAAGGTGCAGACCCAGAACGCCTCGGCCCTGGAACTCGACAACAACGATCTGATGATGGCGGCAGCAATATGGACAAGCAAAGACAAACAATAAATTCACGCATCGGGCAGCTGGTCATCTCCGCGGACAAGACCATCCGGTTTCCTCGCGGCATCATCGGCTTCGAGTCCCTGCGGGAATTCGCCCTGGTGGAGTTCAAGCCCGGAACCCCCTTTCATTTCCTGCAAAGCATGGAAGTGCCGAGCATGGGCATGATGCTCGCCGACCCTTTCTCCTTCTTGCCGAACTATGAGATTCGGCTGGCCGCGGCCGAGGAGCGGATTTTGAAGGTGCGCAGCATCCACGACCTGGTCATCCTGGTCAGCGTGACCGTGCCCAAGGGCGATCCGCAGGGCAGCACCCTCAACCTGACCGGGCCCATCTGCGTCAATGTCCAGGAGCGCCTGGGGCTGCAGTCCCCGCAAGTGGAATCGGGATTTCCGTCCCAGGTCCTGCTGCGCGATCTTGGAAACGAGGACAGGCGCTTGGCCAATTCATGAAAAAAAGCCTGGCCGGGTCACCGGTCAGGCTTTTTCAGTCGAGTCGCAAATGGGTCAGCCCCAGATGTCAAGCTCCTGCTTGAGCAGGCTGGCCGCGATATCCTTGCCGCTTGCACCGTACTCTCCCGCCTCTATCCGAGCCTTCACGTCGGCGACCTTGTCGGCTCGCACTCCGTCGTTTTCCTGGGCAGCCTTGAGCATGCTCATCTTGAGCCGCGCTTCATCCGAAATGGAGATGCGGTCGGTTCCGCCGTCCGGATTGGCGACGGTCTTCTGGTGCTCCTGGCGCTGCTGCTCCAGCTGGTCCAGTCGTTGCGATTCGTAGCCGCTGAAAGATTTGATGGTGTTGATCGACATTTTCCGCTCCTGCCGGGGTTTCCGGCCGCACTGGCTTGATCTTCATGTGGACGACATGCGTCCCCCAAGAACAAGACCTAGAGCATTGTTTCGTTGACCCGGGTCAAGGCAATTTCCCACAACCGGCGCATGAAAGCATCCTTTTCGCCGTTGGTCAATTCCGCGACACCCTGGTCTGTTTTTTTCAGTATCTGAAGGCCGCTTCCGTCGGACGGGTACCTGAAAAGCACATCCTGCCCGAATTCCTTGGCCATCTGTGTCTTGATTTCGCGAACGACCGGGTTCGTGGTGTCCGAACCGATGAGGTTGTTCACGATCTCGCCTGCGACCTTCTCGACCAGTTGGCGTCTTTTGGCTTCCTTGGAAATGGAAACGGAATCCTCTTGCCCGGCGCGGTCCATGTATTTCTTGAACCTGGCAATGCGTCGACCCGCCTCTTGGTGCTGGTCGTACGTGCGCATCACGTTTTTGACGAGAAAGGGATTCACTGTCACAGGGCATACCTCTTACTTCACCCTATCGGCCACTTGTCCGCGAACTTTAGTTTTATTTGCAAAAAAGTTTGTCCCCGCCCATAGCCCGCCCCAAGCGAACATTGCCCCTCTCCTTGAATACGCGAGACCTTTTGCTTACACTCCCGCAAATGGGAAAAATCATCAGCAAAATAGTCATTGTCCATAACGTCGAGAACGAGCTGGCGGCCAACATGGCCCGGCAAATCCGGCGCTGGCTCGTTGGCGAAGGGCGCTCGGCGCGGATTGTCGCATCTTCCAAGGAAGAGGTCCACTGCGTCTCGACCTGGGGGGATGCGGACATGATCCTTACCCTGGGCGGCGATGGCACACTGCTCGCCGTGGCCCGGGCCGTGCAGGATCTGGGTATCCCGATCCTGGGCCTGAACCTCGGCAAAGTCGGGTTTCTTACGGAGCTTTCTCCCACGGACTGGCGCGAATCCCTGACGCTCATTCTGCGTGGTGAGTACGACATGTCCCAGCGGCTGGTCATAAGTTTTCATGTGCTCCGGCGCGGTCAGGAGTATTACCGGGGTTACGCCATAAATGATCTGGTCATCAGCTGCGGAAGCCTGGCGCGCATGATCAGGCTGGACATGTGGTACGGCAACGACCACCTGGGCACGGTGCGGGCCGACGGCATGATCG includes these proteins:
- a CDS encoding ribosome maturation factor RimP gives rise to the protein MDKNEIHARLMEMVTPLCQARDLEVWGIDLLFAAGGRHKIVRVYLDSEHGVGIDECSEVSRHLSLALDVEDIIPGAFTLEVSSPGLERPFFSLEQLQAHVGQTVRIRMENPLEGRKNFKGRLLGVEPPMFTLTDDSNTFELNWDDVGKANLVYEPFDQGKKR
- the nusA gene encoding transcription termination factor NusA, coding for MNLELKKAIDQISKDKGIDREMLIDTLEEAIRASVTKKYGDKMDIEVTFNEETGEIEVYQFKIVVEEVEDPDTEILMVEAVKHDPNVELDDAIGFRLQVEDLGRIAAQSAKQVIIQRMRDAEQEIIFEEYKNRKGEIVSGIIQRRDRSGWIINLGRTEALLPKDKQIPRERFRQGDRVEGLIIDVRKEGRGPQIIITRSDPEYMTALFRREVPEVADGTVNIMGVARDPGLRAKVTVLSQDSNVDPVGACVGIRGSRIHSIVQELRGERIDIVLWSPDIATYAANALSPARISKIAIDDEEKSLEVVVPEDQLTPAIGKKGQNVKLAAKLLGWKIDIFTNSRFNKVHKNRHLLEQLASAAQVSVADFTEAGFDSLEAMAACTNEQLLDIQGISEENIGALRGALNLLISQNREETPEESEESETKGAVEGEDADYADGDEA
- the flgG gene encoding flagellar basal-body rod protein FlgG, with protein sequence MIRALWTSASGMIAQQLNLDVTANNLANVNTTGFKKNRAEFEDLMYQNMKIAGSSNQEGDRLPVGMQVGMGVRPVSVHKIFSQGDFQNTGNQLDLVIEGDGFFRVDRSGEESYTRSGAFKLDSDGRIVTDNGHPLQPEFIVPPETQNIVVTEDGRLTCVDKAGAEIAGTDIPVYTFVNPAGLKAMGRNLYVQTDGSGEAVESVPGENNAGTLAQGFLEMSNVEIVEEMVNMIVGQRAYEANSKSITTADTMLQTANQLKR
- a CDS encoding flagellar basal body L-ring protein FlgH; amino-acid sequence: MQKKFFMFTLAVLAMTGCRTTGRPPMPAAVVTPPPQERVAEAQNPGSLFDPDGATMLFADARAKRVGDILLIKVVETTLSKSKASTTADRASSMDLGVSAYLGQKQLPLIPDATVGPESLVSAKSTSGFEGDGETKRESSLTTTVAARVTRVLGGGLMEVVGARETRVNGETQIVLVQGVARDRDIDADNTIMSTSLAEARIELYGEGVLADKQRPGWLARILDNVWPF
- the flgF gene encoding flagellar basal-body rod protein FlgF; the encoded protein is MQDSSYSAVFGALTQQHRLDSIANNLANVNTTGFKSEKLAFRDTFRRYAHDMVDPNTTLNEKVPWPQPNLLAQPRISEAVIDMSQGPMKSTGNPLDLAIAGDGFFRVQTPEGEFLTRQGVYHRSAEGFVVDAHGNQLLGQGGPLQIAEGGAVLVDADGGFSVDGELVDTIDLVRVEDPRVLEKVGNSLLRIRPGAEAQAIPAEDSTVEQGFLEAANVNVVSEMVNMIEAMRAFEAYQKMISGSFEQDKKAIAEVGAPR
- the flgA gene encoding flagellar basal body P-ring formation chaperone FlgA; protein product: MRFFVALFVLLLCPCLAVAQGRLIVAGAVCVDGPAITLNDLARAEGEDAKAILAGIGTVPLLASPKFDGARANLNGARLRDLIVQRFGTALPSVDVPDQVQVQRGGQVLSSLSLRPAIDKILTNALAHHGGEVEIREYRMADYLFLPEKEPIQVRVIPVGTPAPGRISLRLEAVTEDGRPVQSFTGTVFADVWKTVPCAARVLNRGDILEPGLVGFARKNLAYMARAPWDGGNLPLRMTAAVGEGQVISADAVEFIPVVAKGQILTLVYAGQTLKLTVPVESLEDGGIGNTIRVRNMQSRRVVAAQVVDAETVRVP